The following are encoded in a window of Lacinutrix sp. WUR7 genomic DNA:
- a CDS encoding ATP-binding protein — protein MTINNLQQIKEVNTLLNNAYSGRTSNLPESIALAKKALYLSKKIDNESLIGKSLNQLSLYYMITCDYKKSNQYSEEAIICFKSLQDERGIADAKYNIGSVHYKTDNYHEGLIYLKEALRIYKKFDDFESQSKVEKAIGTVYEYIGDPANAFSAYKCAILNARKIGNLNLESNVFNNLSGLLLKRQKPSVAMKMIEHSIVLKKQTGDTRGLAFAVYGRGKIHLKLGDLKNAEIDFSNAIDYHSKVAEIMGACMAYNKLGKLHFQSNQLKKAKKAVKKGLQLAEAYNILMARIKGYHLLYRIYKDKDNISKSFKYLELYLKEKEAIMNTQTQQVMENYNLINKMNVLESEALLQNERQRVIEKKNQDELEDVKLKQDFLSVMSHEIRTPLNAITTIISILDDQVKDENKSLIKSLQFASDNLINIVNNVLDFTKLDSKKTTLEIDSTNLYELSNKIIDLHLNVAKTKGLGLVLNNTIPKDRNYLLDQTKLSQILSNLIGNAIKFTEKGQVSFNLKLVEEDPKFDTIQVSIKDSGEGISKQDISKIFLSFSQIKPVMTREQGGTGLGLAIVKKLVELHDSNIEVKSKVQEGSDFHFTLKLEKSAKVLIKEKTIYPQLTNKTVLLAEDTLMNAVLIKKILSKWGITTAHAVNGLEAVSLAEKKKYDFILMDLHMPELNGLDATRMIKKTGSLNVQTPVFAITADVMTSENNETYQLFNKVLWKPLNIDKLYNALAEETKSNHPITKRLDFV, from the coding sequence ATGACTATCAACAACCTACAACAAATTAAAGAAGTAAATACACTTCTAAACAACGCCTATTCTGGGCGTACCTCCAACCTACCCGAGAGTATTGCTTTAGCTAAAAAAGCACTTTATCTAAGTAAAAAAATAGATAATGAATCCTTAATAGGAAAAAGTTTAAACCAGCTTTCTCTCTATTATATGATTACTTGTGACTACAAAAAGTCCAATCAATATTCAGAAGAAGCCATTATTTGTTTTAAATCTTTACAAGATGAACGTGGTATTGCAGATGCTAAATACAATATTGGGAGTGTTCATTACAAAACAGATAACTATCACGAAGGCTTAATCTATTTAAAAGAAGCCCTTCGTATCTATAAGAAATTTGATGATTTTGAAAGCCAATCTAAAGTAGAAAAAGCTATAGGAACGGTTTATGAATATATTGGAGATCCTGCAAACGCTTTTTCTGCGTACAAGTGTGCAATACTAAATGCCAGAAAAATTGGGAATCTAAATTTAGAATCTAATGTATTTAACAACCTATCTGGACTATTATTAAAAAGACAGAAACCTAGTGTTGCCATGAAAATGATAGAGCATTCTATCGTATTAAAAAAGCAAACGGGAGACACCAGAGGGCTTGCCTTTGCTGTTTATGGTCGCGGTAAAATTCACCTTAAACTTGGGGATTTAAAAAATGCCGAAATAGACTTTTCAAACGCTATAGACTATCACAGTAAAGTGGCTGAAATCATGGGAGCCTGCATGGCTTACAATAAATTAGGCAAATTACACTTCCAATCTAATCAATTAAAAAAAGCAAAAAAAGCAGTAAAAAAAGGGCTTCAATTAGCTGAAGCTTACAACATTTTAATGGCCAGAATTAAAGGTTATCATTTGTTATATCGTATTTATAAAGATAAAGACAACATCTCCAAATCTTTTAAATATTTAGAATTATACCTCAAAGAAAAAGAGGCTATAATGAACACACAAACACAACAAGTTATGGAAAACTATAACTTAATCAATAAAATGAATGTGTTAGAAAGTGAGGCTTTATTGCAAAATGAACGTCAAAGAGTCATCGAAAAAAAGAATCAAGACGAACTAGAAGACGTAAAATTAAAACAAGATTTTTTATCGGTGATGAGTCACGAGATTAGAACGCCTTTAAATGCTATAACCACTATAATATCTATTCTAGATGACCAAGTAAAGGATGAAAACAAATCGCTTATTAAAAGTTTACAATTTGCATCCGACAATCTAATTAACATTGTTAATAATGTGCTGGATTTCACGAAGCTAGATTCTAAAAAAACCACTTTAGAGATAGATAGTACCAATCTTTATGAACTATCTAATAAAATTATTGACTTACATCTTAACGTTGCAAAAACAAAGGGGCTAGGTTTAGTTTTAAATAATACCATTCCAAAAGACAGGAATTATCTTTTAGACCAAACCAAATTATCTCAAATACTTAGTAATCTTATAGGAAATGCTATAAAATTCACCGAAAAAGGCCAAGTATCTTTTAATTTAAAACTAGTAGAAGAAGATCCTAAATTCGATACCATACAAGTAAGTATAAAAGATTCGGGAGAAGGAATTTCTAAACAAGATATTTCAAAAATATTCTTAAGCTTTTCGCAAATAAAACCTGTAATGACAAGAGAACAAGGCGGAACTGGTTTAGGATTAGCTATTGTTAAAAAACTAGTCGAACTTCATGATAGTAACATAGAAGTAAAAAGTAAGGTTCAAGAAGGTTCCGACTTTCATTTTACTCTTAAACTAGAAAAATCTGCCAAGGTATTAATTAAAGAAAAAACAATTTATCCTCAGTTAACAAACAAAACCGTTCTTTTAGCAGAAGACACGTTAATGAATGCGGTTTTAATTAAAAAGATTCTTTCTAAATGGGGAATTACTACAGCACATGCTGTTAATGGTTTAGAAGCTGTTTCTCTTGCAGAAAAGAAAAAGTATGATTTCATTTTAATGGATTTACACATGCCAGAACTAAATGGTCTAGATGCAACTAGAATGATTAAAAAAACAGGCAGTTTAAATGTGCAGACTCCTGTTTTTGCTATAACAGCAGATGTGATGACTAGTGAAAACAATGAGACCTATCAATTATTTAATAAAGTATTGTGGAAGCCTCTAAATATTGATAAGCTTTATAATGCTTTGGCAGAAGAAACAAAATCAAATCATCCAATTACCAAACGTCTAGACTTCGTTTAA
- a CDS encoding endonuclease/exonuclease/phosphatase family protein, whose translation MKKGIKITLISLGILSLCSGIFFFWASAATLPESQYQKLEVNDFSSITDTDSIYSIITYNIGYLSGMTNNLAVEKPKTLFDANLKKVLQEFKIVNPDIIAFQEIDYDASRSYHINQHNEIASLGYTYEAEAVNWDETYVPFPYWPPTMHFGKVISGQSILSKYQINSQERMVLERVKTSPFYRDAFYIDRLAQVVKVQIENKEVVIINVHLEAFDKQTRVNQFHTVMDLFNSYAATNPTILLGDFNSDANDENAVIQNILQNNSIGNAAFTNSDYAFTFNSEKPDVRIDYIFYSKNTIHYVDGKVLNQFEQASDHLPVVMRFKLK comes from the coding sequence ATGAAAAAAGGAATTAAAATAACACTCATATCTCTAGGAATACTATCCTTATGCTCTGGGATTTTTTTCTTTTGGGCTTCTGCAGCTACATTACCAGAAAGCCAATACCAAAAACTAGAAGTCAACGATTTTAGTTCTATTACGGATACCGATTCTATTTACAGCATAATCACCTATAACATTGGCTATTTAAGTGGTATGACCAATAATCTTGCTGTGGAGAAACCCAAAACATTATTTGATGCTAATTTAAAAAAGGTATTACAAGAATTTAAAATAGTAAATCCAGATATTATTGCTTTTCAAGAAATTGATTATGATGCATCCAGATCGTATCACATTAATCAGCATAACGAAATAGCAAGCTTAGGTTATACCTATGAAGCCGAAGCTGTAAACTGGGACGAAACCTATGTTCCTTTTCCGTATTGGCCACCTACTATGCACTTTGGCAAAGTAATTTCTGGGCAATCTATACTAAGTAAATACCAAATAAATAGCCAAGAGAGAATGGTTTTAGAACGTGTAAAAACGAGTCCGTTTTATCGCGATGCTTTTTATATAGATCGTTTAGCCCAAGTAGTAAAAGTGCAAATAGAAAATAAAGAAGTGGTTATTATCAATGTACATTTAGAAGCTTTTGATAAACAAACACGGGTAAACCAGTTTCATACAGTTATGGATTTATTTAATAGTTATGCAGCTACAAATCCTACCATTTTATTAGGAGATTTTAATAGTGATGCCAATGACGAAAATGCAGTGATTCAAAACATATTACAAAATAACAGTATTGGAAATGCAGCATTTACAAATAGTGATTATGCTTTCACATTTAACTCCGAAAAACCAGACGTACGTATCGACTATATTTTTTACAGCAAAAACACCATCCATTATGTAGATGGAAAAGTACTCAACCAGTTTGAACAAGCATCAGACCACTTGCCTGTAGTAATGCGTTTTAAATTAAAATAA
- a CDS encoding T9SS type A sorting domain-containing protein produces MKKIYILFILLAQVTYGQISIGQESTFSTDNNFEGWDNLNTSFTPVSVAGGFLTAGGSPSILPGTLPPNRLIIDNITWGGNYTSVGVGGIRFEARNLSGEDMDLAILLFDNGTGTNITIAESGSVTVPASATNFETYTISLLPTQLTVDGPKSLDDLLIDVLGLSITRIDDNGDGTESLDFDNIKVLSVAELSLESYLYNDSSVHVFVNAGTLNVTSSNSTIKTVRIYNITGKLISESLGNKANVSVLSNGVYIAVIQDVNNHVISRKFIK; encoded by the coding sequence ATGAAAAAAATTTACATTTTATTTATTCTTTTAGCACAAGTGACTTATGGTCAAATAAGTATTGGGCAAGAAAGTACCTTTAGTACAGATAATAATTTTGAAGGTTGGGATAATTTAAATACATCGTTTACTCCTGTTTCTGTAGCTGGTGGGTTTTTGACAGCAGGTGGATCACCATCTATACTTCCAGGAACGTTACCTCCTAATAGATTAATTATTGACAATATAACTTGGGGAGGAAATTATACTAGCGTAGGTGTTGGTGGTATTAGATTTGAAGCAAGGAATTTGTCTGGTGAAGATATGGATTTAGCAATTCTTTTATTTGATAACGGAACAGGAACAAACATCACAATAGCGGAGTCTGGAAGTGTTACGGTGCCTGCTTCTGCAACCAATTTTGAAACGTATACTATTTCATTATTACCCACACAACTAACCGTGGATGGTCCAAAGAGTCTTGATGATTTACTTATAGATGTATTAGGGCTTTCTATTACTCGAATAGACGATAATGGTGATGGTACAGAAAGTCTAGATTTTGATAATATTAAAGTGCTTTCTGTTGCAGAATTATCTCTAGAAAGTTATTTATATAATGATTCTTCTGTTCACGTGTTTGTGAATGCTGGAACTTTAAATGTTACATCTTCTAATAGTACTATAAAAACGGTTCGTATTTATAATATTACTGGTAAATTAATTAGTGAATCATTAGGAAACAAAGCGAATGTTAGTGTCTTAAGTAATGGTGTTTATATTGCTGTTATTCAGGACGTCAACAATCACGTAATTTCTAGAAAGTTTATAAAATAA